Proteins encoded together in one Streptomyces roseifaciens window:
- a CDS encoding GPW/gp25 family protein, translated as MDIIGAGWAFPAVITGTGRVGLARGSDDVEQAVRIILSTAPGERPMRPEFGCGIHGLVFDSLDATTVARADVEVRQALDRWEPRIEVDDLLFSTDSEDAGVLYIDIRYRLRATNEPRNLVFPFYTLPGETPDE; from the coding sequence GTGGACATCATCGGCGCGGGGTGGGCCTTCCCCGCCGTCATCACCGGCACGGGCCGGGTCGGCCTCGCGCGAGGCAGCGACGACGTGGAGCAGGCCGTCCGCATCATCCTGTCCACCGCGCCCGGCGAGCGGCCCATGCGCCCGGAATTCGGCTGCGGCATCCACGGGCTCGTCTTCGACTCGCTCGACGCCACCACCGTCGCCCGCGCCGACGTGGAGGTGCGCCAGGCCCTGGACCGGTGGGAGCCGCGCATCGAGGTCGACGACCTCCTCTTCAGCACGGACTCCGAGGACGCCGGCGTGCTCTACATCGACATCCGCTACCGGCTGCGGGCCACCAACGAACCCCGCAACCTCGTCTTCCCCTTCTACACCCTGCCCGGCGAAACCCCGGATGAGTGA
- a CDS encoding phage tail protein, whose protein sequence is MDPHREPRAARPLALPSVYSGDTVVEAFAAAIGEVLAPTEERIESLDAVLDPWRAPPAFLDWLIRITGARVEPGWTEYQRRKAVDLAPRLTAYRGTPYGLRLEAKELHGWDPLVIDDPGGVFTGGPTRAGRMLTVTLTAGPGEDRQALEHRLTRLVRAHCPAHLPFKVAVISDQGARREARRTEGAGPAAPAPATPDERSQQG, encoded by the coding sequence ATGGATCCGCATCGCGAACCCCGCGCCGCACGCCCCCTCGCCCTGCCGTCCGTCTACTCCGGCGACACGGTCGTGGAGGCGTTCGCCGCCGCGATCGGCGAGGTCCTGGCCCCGACGGAGGAGCGGATCGAGAGCCTCGACGCCGTCCTCGACCCGTGGCGCGCGCCTCCCGCCTTCCTGGACTGGCTGATCCGCATCACCGGAGCCCGGGTCGAGCCCGGGTGGACCGAGTACCAGCGCCGCAAGGCCGTCGACCTGGCGCCCCGGCTGACGGCATACCGCGGGACCCCGTACGGGCTGCGGCTGGAGGCGAAGGAGCTCCACGGCTGGGACCCCCTCGTCATCGACGACCCCGGTGGCGTCTTCACCGGCGGGCCCACCCGGGCGGGTCGCATGCTCACCGTCACCCTGACCGCAGGCCCCGGCGAGGACCGCCAGGCCCTCGAACACCGGCTCACCCGCCTGGTGCGCGCTCACTGCCCCGCGCACCTGCCGTTCAAGGTCGCGGTCATCAGTGACCAGGGCGCCCGCCGGGAGGCGCGGCGCACCGAGGGCGCCGGGCCTGCCGCGCCCGCGCCCGCCACCCCTGACGAGAGGTCACAGCAGGGATGA
- a CDS encoding baseplate J/gp47 family protein: MSLPTPEYDGRTRDQVVAAAVDAVHRRVGVWSGQDRTDPGRGLIETCTDMVVALRDRINLAPDQRRLQALSLLGVRPYQPSPAQTEVVFRLAAPPPEPVVVPAGLEVATRPVGDEEPVVFSTLTEAVLNPCVLVAAGSFRERHTGSGALEGTLTGLGADAGKPVEPTAPAYAGPPLHLNLPYLEDFPDAGGAVDGLGPGLLGIGRTPVGPPAATDPYALLVLSVPVPNTRVTLDVRLGEPPVTTAGGGSRQARGRWEAWQGTHWTPCRVVTDSVTGPGLPGQITLDLPSAHAPAQLLLHRRPDPGRDPGPGEEHDTPRRLRDVGLIRYRTDAGQAPLTEVALNPVLSVPVPVVQARLIQDETLGTASGIPGERLRFAHPPMSRSTDPLVVEATVGGRTERWTHVASLAGSGPVDRHFTLDPRTGEAVFAPLVAGARGPRQHGAALPAGAVVRARRYLSGGGARGNVPARTITVLRTPLPYISSVTNPAPAVGGTERESAAACATRLPLGSPVPERAVVPRDYEQLALAASAGMARIHHIRDLTDDALDPARNYVPWEPATTDVRFTLAPGVSKVSEGAQVTTADGKTVFTTTAAAVRELPEAMGTAPLRLRQNVTGAEEMFRAEDYAAESGFSGPFKEHGRLVLALVRIAMPHDPRNLTLWIAASGDGRQPDDRIAVSVFAPRKGRPWWDTASPYAYAAAPAEDITVAGGGEGGQGAPLTAHPVPLAGSARWLAAVDRGELATTPQEALEAPGQDLPVDGAACWLAVQILDPKGADDTTYTVHADSGTTKDVPAVQYAEQPAGHKEAVSTGQPGQVLPVLEAPVYGDLPAIRVGAVDWTTVLYFTDSESDNEHVVVNASTGQVHFGPRIGNSQYGKIPDGGTRITPSSPYKVTLGAAANGIPPGGVNHVKDPAGGVLGVVNTTPTSGGKNGYTDTSGGNTQAGVRLMVVPFVTADERGWFPFHMLTPGRDACDTLRRSLRARQPEGVPVWLEQPGYRGIRIDARIVPADYRTASERAALGAAAERALYRYFSPVGGGPDGAGWPLGRPVHVGEAFRVLEQVPGVARVATATLTPVDPRTGVAEKPVDLVDCGPGETVYSVEHRITVAEVPS, encoded by the coding sequence ATGAGTCTGCCGACACCCGAGTACGACGGGCGCACCCGCGACCAGGTCGTGGCCGCCGCCGTCGACGCCGTACACCGCAGAGTCGGAGTATGGAGCGGGCAGGACCGCACCGACCCCGGGCGGGGCCTGATCGAGACGTGCACCGACATGGTCGTGGCCCTGCGCGACCGGATCAACCTGGCCCCCGACCAGCGCCGCCTGCAGGCGCTGAGCCTGCTGGGCGTCCGGCCGTACCAGCCGTCGCCCGCGCAGACCGAGGTCGTCTTCCGGCTCGCGGCACCGCCGCCCGAACCGGTCGTCGTCCCCGCCGGGCTGGAGGTGGCCACGCGGCCGGTGGGGGACGAGGAACCGGTCGTCTTCAGCACCCTGACCGAGGCCGTGCTCAACCCCTGCGTCCTCGTCGCAGCCGGCAGCTTCCGGGAGCGGCACACCGGCAGCGGGGCCCTGGAGGGCACGCTGACCGGACTGGGCGCGGATGCGGGCAAGCCCGTCGAGCCCACAGCCCCTGCGTACGCCGGGCCGCCGCTCCACCTCAACCTCCCCTATCTGGAGGACTTCCCGGACGCCGGGGGTGCCGTGGACGGTCTTGGCCCCGGCCTTCTGGGGATTGGCCGTACGCCCGTCGGCCCTCCTGCCGCGACCGACCCCTACGCGCTGCTGGTCCTGTCCGTTCCCGTCCCCAACACCCGGGTGACGCTCGACGTCCGGCTGGGCGAGCCCCCCGTCACCACGGCCGGAGGCGGTAGCCGCCAGGCGCGAGGCCGGTGGGAAGCCTGGCAGGGGACGCACTGGACCCCCTGCCGCGTCGTGACGGACAGCGTGACCGGCCCCGGGCTGCCGGGACAGATCACTCTCGACCTCCCGTCCGCCCACGCGCCCGCCCAGCTCCTCCTCCACCGGCGACCGGACCCCGGCCGGGACCCGGGTCCGGGCGAAGAACATGACACGCCGCGCAGGCTGCGTGACGTGGGCCTGATCCGCTACCGCACGGATGCGGGACAAGCCCCCCTGACCGAGGTTGCGCTCAACCCGGTGCTGAGCGTGCCCGTCCCGGTCGTCCAGGCCCGGCTCATCCAGGACGAGACGCTGGGGACGGCCTCCGGCATCCCCGGCGAGCGGCTGCGCTTCGCCCATCCGCCGATGTCGCGGTCCACCGATCCCCTCGTCGTCGAGGCCACCGTCGGCGGGCGCACCGAACGGTGGACGCACGTCGCCTCGCTCGCCGGATCGGGGCCCGTCGACCGGCACTTCACCCTGGACCCGCGCACCGGCGAGGCCGTGTTCGCGCCCCTGGTGGCCGGGGCCCGCGGTCCGCGGCAGCACGGGGCGGCCCTGCCTGCGGGCGCGGTCGTCCGGGCACGGCGCTACCTGTCCGGGGGCGGTGCCCGGGGCAACGTGCCCGCCCGGACGATCACGGTGTTGCGGACGCCGCTGCCCTACATCTCCTCCGTGACGAACCCCGCGCCCGCCGTCGGCGGCACGGAGCGCGAGAGCGCCGCCGCCTGCGCGACCCGCCTGCCGCTCGGCTCGCCCGTGCCCGAACGGGCCGTCGTCCCGCGCGACTACGAGCAGCTGGCCCTCGCCGCCTCCGCGGGCATGGCCCGCATCCACCACATCCGGGACCTGACCGACGACGCGCTCGACCCGGCGCGCAACTACGTCCCCTGGGAGCCCGCCACGACCGATGTCCGGTTCACCCTCGCGCCCGGCGTGAGCAAGGTGTCTGAGGGGGCACAGGTCACGACGGCGGACGGGAAGACGGTCTTCACCACGACCGCGGCGGCCGTCCGCGAACTGCCGGAAGCCATGGGCACGGCACCCCTTCGCCTCCGCCAGAACGTCACCGGCGCCGAAGAGATGTTCCGCGCCGAGGACTATGCGGCGGAGTCCGGCTTCTCCGGCCCCTTCAAGGAACACGGCAGGCTGGTCCTCGCCCTGGTGCGCATCGCCATGCCGCACGATCCGCGCAACCTCACCCTGTGGATCGCGGCGTCCGGGGACGGGCGGCAGCCGGACGACCGCATCGCGGTGTCCGTGTTCGCCCCGCGCAAGGGCCGGCCTTGGTGGGACACCGCCTCCCCGTACGCGTATGCCGCAGCACCCGCCGAGGACATCACGGTCGCGGGGGGTGGAGAGGGCGGTCAAGGTGCGCCCCTCACCGCCCACCCCGTTCCCCTGGCCGGCTCCGCGCGGTGGCTGGCCGCAGTCGACCGGGGTGAGCTCGCCACGACGCCGCAGGAGGCTCTCGAAGCTCCCGGGCAGGACCTTCCGGTGGACGGAGCCGCCTGCTGGCTGGCCGTCCAGATCCTCGACCCCAAGGGCGCGGACGACACCACGTACACCGTCCACGCCGACTCCGGCACCACGAAGGACGTGCCCGCGGTGCAGTACGCGGAGCAGCCTGCGGGCCACAAGGAGGCCGTCTCGACGGGGCAGCCCGGGCAGGTCCTCCCGGTGCTCGAAGCACCGGTGTACGGCGACCTGCCGGCGATCCGAGTCGGCGCGGTCGACTGGACGACCGTCCTCTACTTCACCGACTCGGAGTCCGACAACGAGCACGTCGTGGTCAACGCCAGCACGGGCCAGGTCCACTTCGGCCCCAGGATCGGCAACAGCCAGTACGGCAAGATCCCCGACGGAGGCACAAGGATCACGCCGAGCAGCCCGTACAAGGTCACCCTCGGCGCCGCAGCCAACGGCATCCCGCCGGGTGGCGTCAACCATGTGAAGGATCCCGCGGGCGGCGTCCTGGGCGTGGTGAACACCACCCCCACGAGCGGTGGGAAGAACGGCTACACGGACACCAGCGGCGGCAACACCCAGGCCGGCGTACGACTCATGGTCGTCCCCTTCGTCACCGCCGACGAACGCGGCTGGTTCCCCTTCCACATGCTCACCCCCGGACGCGACGCCTGCGACACCTTGCGGCGCTCCCTGCGGGCCCGCCAGCCCGAAGGGGTGCCGGTGTGGCTGGAACAGCCCGGCTACCGGGGCATCCGCATCGACGCCCGCATCGTGCCCGCCGACTACCGGACCGCCTCCGAGCGCGCCGCCCTCGGGGCGGCCGCCGAACGCGCCCTGTACCGGTACTTCAGCCCTGTCGGCGGCGGACCGGACGGCGCCGGCTGGCCGCTCGGGCGCCCCGTGCACGTAGGAGAGGCGTTCCGGGTCCTGGAACAGGTGCCCGGGGTCGCCCGGGTGGCCACCGCGACCCTGACGCCGGTCGACCCGCGTACCGGCGTGGCCGAGAAGCCCGTCGACCTGGTCGACTGCGGGCCGGGCGAGACCGTGTATTCCGTCGAACACCGGATCACCGTTGCGGAGGTGCCGTCATGA
- a CDS encoding YncE family protein, protein MSGTEQRGGSGTGRGIAGEPRLLAVDWAADRLAVVGLGTPGSPEPPHIVGVGSNPRAVATGADGTRAYVADHGLGMLSVVDLTGEAPVVLRTEPTGPGPASVVAGLARDRVCVANDSGGVVVFEADGERVAALAVGKGPCTLAVVPSGERVCAVDVTGGTASVIGVAGPAEPSVTGTVPVSGATGAVAVSADGAFAYVASRKDATAGAVTIYDLVQGAEVPEGSPVAVGAEPRAIAVSPAGDRICVAAYGSASVAIAELDRESGRMGSVVTVPTGPHPVAVAFTPDGRLIHVVSQTTGKVTAIRLDALEQGQGQRQQPETAELEVATVPSGVVFGPGGHYAYVTDQATGRLVTVRAAPYKAGEVGTGAGSKPVGVAVSPDGRWAYAADTASDKLAVLDLEHLALGTPVGLGDGHKPWDAAVAPNRTFACATSPDSDHLLLLTPAAGDTLESGEGPRVTPVALAPGSRPHGVAVTPDSRYAVTADHGTATVSLVDPNGGEQTIGAEILGCDHPDGVALSRDGRTMYVADFVEPPQNQFGGKIAILRRNVLGQWERTTVIDAQTGRLSGAHEMALSPDERLLYVANYANETVSVLGRASDDDPWTLRRTITKSQSLTHPYGLALSPSGDTLYVSNDFNMEGAVEVFDVADGRADFKERIVIKRNQPHVHLGLALSPDGRFLYAADKEFRKESPTATGTVYGVPLDGDKVPVVLARASEHGTDMPCGLVCRDDRTLCVVNQGEKEAISRSACLAVLTLDESRLAVHESKTVPLDKDVLPYSPAVSDDGTLCIANFDGPTVTVFGSMVTPVPVGVPAGSQPWDVAVTQDGAYAYATDRRADAVRCVRLADRDVSTLPVGDDPMGVASGPGGVRAYVANRGGNSITVLDRTAERVGTPVPLAEAEGARAVALDPRAPYAYIVRDNSLDAVALDGGPAGPALSTGASLCAVAVHPDGTYAYAVDAGGPVPEVRVVDLSTAGRPARAAADPVQLTGGARPTGTALHPAQPWGYVSGSKEGDHDRAPGTLWVLDTSQPDRLSVTGTVQLPLPAVEGVAVHPGATGHAYLVTRSGDDRRLHVLHVTGDPARPVLLPGPGLLLPPGARNITVHPQGGYAFVGGDGGGIHVLETGDPARPRLAGSTPELGARPGAAFRPDGRSALCLTADGLAGITLGPPRVTHTWHIVAPQTVAVSADGMRLFVTSENSGTLSILETGTGALRFTVPAGAGLAALALHSTEPRVYVADESGAAVAVVDTTELAKAGTTELGIDTRQALLGPGGAA, encoded by the coding sequence ATGAGCGGGACGGAGCAGAGGGGTGGCAGCGGGACGGGCCGGGGCATCGCCGGAGAGCCCCGGCTGCTGGCCGTGGACTGGGCGGCGGACCGGCTGGCCGTGGTGGGCCTCGGCACACCGGGGAGCCCGGAGCCGCCGCACATCGTCGGGGTCGGGAGCAACCCCCGTGCGGTGGCCACCGGCGCGGACGGCACCCGGGCCTACGTCGCCGACCACGGCTTGGGGATGCTGTCGGTGGTGGACCTGACAGGCGAAGCGCCCGTGGTGCTACGGACGGAGCCCACAGGCCCGGGCCCGGCCTCCGTCGTCGCCGGACTCGCCCGTGACCGCGTCTGTGTCGCGAACGACTCGGGCGGGGTCGTGGTGTTCGAGGCGGACGGCGAGCGAGTGGCCGCACTCGCGGTGGGCAAGGGACCGTGCACGCTGGCAGTGGTCCCTTCGGGGGAGCGGGTCTGTGCTGTTGATGTGACGGGCGGGACGGCCTCGGTCATCGGTGTCGCCGGGCCGGCCGAACCGTCCGTGACCGGCACGGTGCCGGTGAGCGGGGCCACTGGGGCGGTCGCCGTGTCCGCGGACGGAGCGTTCGCGTACGTCGCGAGCAGGAAGGACGCCACGGCCGGTGCGGTGACGATCTACGACCTCGTCCAAGGCGCAGAGGTGCCGGAAGGGTCCCCTGTGGCCGTCGGCGCCGAGCCACGCGCGATCGCGGTGAGTCCGGCGGGCGACCGCATCTGCGTGGCCGCTTACGGTTCGGCGTCGGTCGCGATCGCCGAACTCGACCGGGAGAGCGGACGAATGGGCTCCGTCGTTACGGTCCCAACAGGCCCGCACCCGGTCGCCGTGGCCTTCACGCCGGACGGCCGGCTGATCCACGTCGTCAGCCAGACCACGGGGAAGGTCACTGCCATCCGTCTGGACGCCCTGGAGCAGGGGCAGGGGCAGAGGCAGCAGCCGGAGACCGCGGAGCTTGAGGTCGCGACCGTGCCCTCGGGCGTGGTGTTCGGACCTGGCGGCCACTACGCCTACGTCACCGACCAGGCGACGGGCCGCCTCGTCACCGTACGCGCGGCCCCGTACAAGGCGGGGGAGGTCGGCACGGGGGCCGGTTCGAAGCCGGTCGGCGTCGCGGTCTCCCCGGACGGCCGGTGGGCCTACGCGGCCGACACCGCGTCCGACAAGCTCGCCGTACTGGATCTCGAACACCTGGCGCTCGGCACCCCCGTCGGTCTCGGAGACGGGCACAAGCCCTGGGACGCCGCCGTGGCGCCGAACCGGACGTTCGCCTGCGCGACCAGCCCGGACTCGGATCACCTCCTCCTGCTGACGCCCGCTGCGGGAGACACTCTGGAGAGCGGCGAAGGCCCCCGGGTTACTCCGGTCGCCCTGGCGCCGGGATCCCGGCCGCACGGCGTGGCCGTCACCCCGGACAGCCGGTACGCGGTGACCGCCGACCACGGCACGGCGACGGTGTCCCTCGTTGACCCGAACGGGGGCGAGCAGACGATCGGCGCGGAGATCCTCGGATGCGATCACCCCGACGGCGTCGCGCTGTCCAGGGACGGCCGGACGATGTACGTCGCGGACTTCGTCGAGCCTCCGCAGAACCAGTTCGGCGGGAAGATCGCCATCCTCCGTAGGAACGTATTGGGGCAGTGGGAACGCACGACGGTCATCGACGCCCAGACTGGGAGGTTGTCTGGGGCCCATGAGATGGCATTGTCGCCTGACGAACGGCTGCTGTACGTCGCCAACTATGCGAATGAAACCGTGTCGGTCCTCGGGCGCGCCAGTGACGACGACCCATGGACCCTCCGCCGGACCATCACCAAATCCCAGTCTCTGACGCACCCCTACGGCCTGGCCCTCTCGCCGAGCGGAGACACCCTCTACGTATCCAATGACTTCAATATGGAGGGCGCCGTCGAGGTGTTCGACGTCGCCGACGGCCGGGCGGACTTCAAGGAAAGGATCGTCATCAAGCGGAACCAGCCCCACGTCCATCTCGGTCTCGCGCTCTCCCCGGACGGCCGGTTCCTCTATGCGGCCGACAAAGAGTTCCGGAAGGAATCGCCGACGGCGACCGGCACGGTGTACGGAGTGCCTCTGGACGGGGACAAGGTGCCGGTTGTCCTGGCGAGGGCCTCAGAGCACGGCACCGACATGCCCTGCGGGCTCGTCTGCCGCGACGATCGCACCCTGTGCGTCGTCAACCAGGGAGAAAAGGAGGCGATTTCACGCTCCGCGTGCCTGGCCGTGCTGACACTGGACGAATCCCGGCTGGCCGTGCATGAGAGCAAGACCGTCCCCCTCGACAAGGACGTCCTCCCGTACTCGCCCGCCGTCTCGGATGACGGCACCCTTTGCATCGCCAATTTCGACGGGCCGACCGTCACGGTCTTCGGGTCCATGGTCACCCCCGTCCCGGTCGGCGTGCCGGCCGGCTCCCAGCCGTGGGACGTGGCCGTCACCCAGGACGGCGCCTACGCGTATGCCACCGACCGCCGCGCCGACGCCGTGCGGTGTGTCCGTCTCGCCGACCGCGACGTGAGCACGCTCCCCGTGGGAGACGACCCCATGGGCGTGGCGAGTGGGCCGGGAGGCGTGCGCGCCTACGTCGCCAACCGCGGCGGCAACAGCATCACCGTCCTCGACAGAACCGCTGAACGGGTCGGTACGCCCGTGCCCTTGGCCGAGGCCGAGGGCGCCCGTGCCGTGGCGCTCGATCCCCGGGCCCCGTACGCCTACATCGTCCGGGACAACAGCCTCGACGCCGTGGCCCTCGACGGAGGCCCGGCCGGGCCCGCCTTGAGCACGGGAGCGTCCCTGTGCGCCGTCGCGGTGCATCCCGACGGAACGTACGCGTACGCGGTGGACGCCGGCGGCCCCGTGCCCGAGGTGCGCGTCGTCGACCTGTCCACGGCCGGCCGCCCCGCCCGCGCCGCGGCGGATCCGGTACAGCTCACCGGCGGTGCACGGCCCACCGGCACCGCCCTTCACCCCGCGCAGCCGTGGGGGTACGTCAGCGGATCGAAGGAAGGGGACCACGACCGGGCGCCGGGCACCCTGTGGGTGCTCGACACGTCCCAGCCGGATCGCCTTTCCGTGACCGGCACGGTGCAGCTTCCGCTCCCCGCCGTCGAAGGCGTCGCCGTCCACCCGGGGGCGACCGGCCACGCCTATCTGGTCACCCGCTCCGGCGACGACCGCCGGCTCCACGTCCTGCACGTCACCGGCGACCCGGCCAGGCCTGTCCTCCTGCCCGGCCCCGGTCTGCTCCTTCCTCCCGGCGCCCGGAACATCACCGTGCACCCGCAAGGCGGTTACGCCTTCGTCGGGGGAGACGGCGGCGGCATCCACGTCCTGGAGACGGGGGACCCCGCCCGGCCCCGGCTCGCGGGCAGCACCCCGGAACTGGGCGCCCGCCCCGGCGCGGCCTTCCGCCCGGACGGCCGCAGCGCCTTGTGCCTCACCGCCGACGGTCTCGCCGGCATCACGCTCGGCCCGCCCAGGGTCACCCACACCTGGCACATCGTCGCGCCGCAGACCGTGGCGGTTTCGGCCGACGGCATGAGGCTCTTCGTGACCTCGGAGAACAGCGGAACGCTCTCGATCCTCGAGACCGGGACCGGGGCACTCCGCTTCACCGTGCCGGCCGGTGCCGGGCTTGCCGCCCTCGCATTGCATTCGACGGAGCCGCGTGTGTACGTCGCCGACGAGTCCGGTGCCGCCGTCGCGGTGGTCGACACCACGGAGTTGGCAAAGGCCGGTACAACGGAACTGGGAATCGACACCCGTCAGGCGCTCCTCGGGCCGGGCGGCGCCGCCTGA
- a CDS encoding Pvc16 family protein, translating to MIELVDLAMEARVRRDLTYPPSGFRVTFQPSGRDGGDGEVAGAETVGIYLYDIREDLDRKQTGTVYQYVTPLGGGDEPRRKLAQHDPPRYARLSYLVSALAPDALIAHRMLGELLVGFARSREFEVQLPPELEQMHLQALLDVGHPPAEDRALTELWSTVGHTLAPALNVTVTVPLLSYLPAGYDHWVSQPLVIGDENVEFLRPGTPRRATDPTDPTSPTGEGGGR from the coding sequence ATGATCGAACTGGTCGACCTGGCGATGGAGGCACGCGTACGGAGGGATCTGACCTATCCGCCATCGGGTTTCCGCGTCACCTTCCAGCCCTCGGGCCGCGACGGCGGAGACGGGGAGGTCGCCGGCGCGGAGACCGTCGGCATCTACCTGTACGACATCCGTGAGGACCTGGACCGCAAGCAGACCGGTACCGTCTATCAGTACGTCACGCCACTGGGCGGCGGGGACGAACCGCGGAGGAAACTGGCGCAGCACGACCCGCCCCGGTACGCCCGGCTGTCCTACCTCGTCAGCGCCTTGGCGCCGGACGCCCTCATCGCCCACCGCATGCTCGGCGAACTCCTCGTCGGCTTCGCCAGGAGCCGTGAGTTCGAGGTGCAGCTCCCTCCGGAGCTGGAGCAGATGCACCTGCAGGCCCTTCTCGACGTCGGCCACCCGCCGGCCGAGGACCGGGCCCTGACCGAGCTGTGGAGCACGGTGGGTCACACACTCGCACCCGCTCTGAACGTCACCGTGACCGTGCCCCTGCTGTCGTACCTTCCGGCCGGCTACGACCACTGGGTGTCCCAGCCCCTTGTGATCGGCGACGAGAACGTCGAGTTCCTCCGGCCCGGAACGCCGCGCCGGGCCACCGATCCCACCGATCCCACCAGCCCCACCGGGGAAGGCGGCGGCCGATGA